One part of the Truepera radiovictrix DSM 17093 genome encodes these proteins:
- a CDS encoding ABC transporter ATP-binding protein: MAVSPPTRASRSEFSVDRYAYDHRSPVRWVLSHLGRYKGLVASFLGAALLTNVLVSAVPRLTGLAFDEVLRGDPSARRLLLLAAAILGAVLVRGAVDLVNSFSIETLGQRLERDARDELYVSLLGKSQTFHNRQRVGDLMARANGDVRQLNPMMNPGVALITEALFGLVVPLVFIAFLDPRLLLAPLLFVVAFALALRHYLRQLSPVSAAMRTAFGTMNAGLNETITGIEVVKGTAQEAQEKAKFARHASAYRDAFVAQGRVQARYLPLLLLGVALTGAFAHGLVLLSRAQLTTGELVAYMGLMGALRFPAFISIFTFSLVQLGLAGAARILELIREETELDENALGYSAPMRGEIVFDGVSFAYEAGERPSLRNVSFRAAPGATVAIVGQTGSGKSTLTKLINRAYDVTAGRILIDGVDVRAWQLGALRSQVSVIEQDVFLFSRTIAENIAFGLGERATKPAVVAAAKAAQAHDFIMGFTDGYDTVIGERGVTLSGGQRQRLAIARALLTDPRILILDDATSAVDSATEDAIQRAIDRVLEGRTTLLITHRLSQIRRADLIVLLHQGEVVDQGTHEALLARSRLYRRLFARYDDEPACAPHGAARVERG; the protein is encoded by the coding sequence ATGGCCGTTAGCCCGCCCACCCGGGCGAGTCGCAGCGAGTTTAGCGTAGACCGCTACGCTTACGACCACCGCAGTCCGGTGCGTTGGGTGCTGTCGCACCTGGGGCGCTACAAGGGGCTCGTGGCGAGCTTTCTCGGTGCGGCGCTCCTCACCAACGTGCTCGTCTCGGCGGTGCCGCGCCTCACGGGGCTTGCGTTCGATGAGGTGCTCCGGGGTGACCCCAGCGCCCGCCGGTTGCTGCTCCTCGCCGCCGCTATCCTCGGCGCGGTGCTCGTGCGCGGGGCGGTAGACCTCGTCAACAGCTTCTCCATCGAGACCTTGGGGCAGCGCCTCGAGCGCGACGCCAGGGATGAGCTCTACGTCAGCCTGCTCGGTAAGAGCCAGACGTTTCACAACCGCCAGCGCGTCGGGGACCTCATGGCGCGGGCCAACGGCGACGTGCGGCAGCTCAACCCCATGATGAACCCCGGGGTGGCGCTCATCACCGAGGCGCTCTTTGGGCTCGTCGTGCCGCTTGTCTTCATCGCCTTTTTAGACCCCCGGCTGCTCCTTGCGCCGCTCCTTTTCGTCGTGGCGTTTGCGTTGGCGCTGCGCCACTACCTGCGGCAGCTGAGCCCCGTCTCGGCGGCCATGCGCACCGCGTTCGGCACCATGAACGCGGGGCTCAACGAGACGATCACCGGGATCGAGGTGGTCAAGGGGACGGCGCAGGAGGCGCAGGAAAAGGCGAAGTTCGCGCGTCACGCGTCCGCTTACCGCGACGCCTTCGTCGCGCAGGGGCGGGTGCAGGCGCGCTACTTGCCGCTGCTGCTGCTCGGCGTGGCGCTGACCGGCGCCTTCGCGCACGGCCTCGTGCTGCTCTCGCGCGCGCAGCTCACCACGGGCGAACTGGTCGCCTACATGGGGCTGATGGGGGCGCTGCGCTTCCCCGCCTTTATCTCCATCTTTACCTTTTCGCTCGTGCAGCTCGGGTTGGCGGGGGCGGCGCGCATCTTGGAGCTGATCCGCGAGGAGACCGAGCTCGATGAGAACGCGCTCGGCTACAGCGCCCCGATGCGCGGGGAGATCGTTTTCGACGGCGTGAGCTTCGCCTACGAGGCGGGGGAGCGGCCGAGCCTCCGCAACGTCTCCTTTCGCGCCGCACCGGGCGCGACGGTCGCCATCGTCGGGCAGACCGGTTCGGGCAAGAGCACCCTGACTAAGCTCATCAACCGCGCCTACGACGTCACCGCGGGGCGCATCCTGATCGACGGGGTCGACGTGCGCGCGTGGCAGTTGGGGGCGCTGCGCTCGCAGGTGTCGGTAATTGAGCAAGACGTGTTTTTGTTTTCGCGCACCATCGCCGAGAACATCGCCTTCGGGCTCGGCGAGCGGGCGACGAAACCGGCGGTCGTCGCGGCGGCCAAGGCGGCGCAAGCGCACGACTTCATCATGGGGTTTACCGACGGTTACGACACGGTGATCGGTGAGCGCGGGGTCACGCTCTCGGGGGGGCAGCGGCAGCGCCTCGCGATCGCCCGGGCGCTTTTAACCGACCCGCGCATCCTCATCCTGGACGACGCCACGAGCGCGGTCGACAGCGCTACCGAGGACGCGATCCAGCGGGCCATCGACAGGGTGCTAGAGGGGCGCACGACGCTGCTGATCACGCACCGCCTGTCGCAGATCCGGCGCGCCGACCTCATCGTGCTCTTGCATCAGGGCGAGGTCGTCGACCAGGGGACGCACGAGGCGCTGCTCGCGCGCAGCCGCCTCTACCGGCGCCTCTTCGCGCGCTACGACGACGAGCCTGCGTGCGCGCCGCACGGCGCGGCGCGCGTGGAGAGGGGGTAG
- a CDS encoding ABC transporter ATP-binding protein, which yields MAEVVLDSIYKRYGPVTVVKDFNLHIKDEEFMVFVGPSGCGKTTTLRMIAGLEEISEGTLRIGDRVVNDVPPKDRDIAMVFQNYALYPHMNVYQNMSFGLRLRKTPKAEIDQRVREAAKILQIEHLLERRPRELSGGQRQRVALGRAIVREPKVFLMDEPLSNLDAKLRVEMRASITKLHRRLGVTTVYVTHDQVEAMTMGTRIVVMKDGVIQQVDSPINLYEKPINKFVGGFMGSPAMNFLVGTVQDGKITSQSFSVRPDPELAQKLQRHNGQKVYFGIRPEDLGLRGVDAIPEQDNVIKATVEVVEPLGAETQIITSVDGDQSLVARIDAHARVSPGDQVELLANPSKMHAFGLEDEMNIRFE from the coding sequence ATGGCAGAGGTCGTGCTGGACAGCATCTACAAGCGTTACGGACCGGTCACGGTCGTCAAGGACTTTAACCTTCACATCAAGGATGAAGAGTTCATGGTCTTCGTCGGCCCGTCGGGGTGCGGCAAGACCACGACGCTCCGGATGATCGCCGGCCTCGAGGAGATCAGCGAGGGCACCTTGCGCATCGGCGACCGCGTCGTCAACGACGTGCCGCCCAAAGACCGCGACATCGCCATGGTCTTCCAGAACTACGCCCTGTACCCCCACATGAACGTCTACCAGAACATGTCGTTCGGGCTCCGGCTGCGCAAAACGCCCAAAGCGGAGATCGATCAGCGCGTACGCGAAGCGGCCAAGATCCTCCAGATCGAACACCTTTTAGAGCGCCGCCCGCGCGAGCTTTCGGGGGGGCAGCGGCAGCGCGTCGCGTTGGGTCGCGCCATCGTGCGTGAGCCGAAGGTCTTTTTGATGGACGAACCGCTGTCTAACCTCGACGCCAAGCTGCGCGTCGAGATGCGCGCCTCGATCACCAAGCTGCACCGCCGCTTGGGCGTTACGACCGTCTACGTTACCCACGACCAGGTCGAGGCGATGACCATGGGAACGCGCATCGTGGTGATGAAAGACGGGGTCATCCAACAGGTCGACTCGCCTATTAACCTCTACGAAAAGCCCATCAACAAGTTCGTGGGGGGCTTTATGGGTTCGCCCGCCATGAATTTCCTCGTCGGCACCGTGCAAGACGGTAAGATCACCTCGCAGAGCTTTAGCGTCCGCCCCGACCCCGAGCTGGCGCAGAAGCTGCAGCGCCACAACGGTCAAAAGGTCTACTTCGGGATCCGCCCCGAAGACTTGGGTCTGCGCGGCGTCGACGCCATCCCCGAACAGGACAACGTCATCAAGGCGACCGTCGAGGTGGTCGAGCCCTTGGGCGCCGAGACGCAGATCATCACCTCCGTCGACGGCGACCAGAGCTTGGTCGCGCGTATCGACGCGCACGCGCGCGTGAGCCCGGGTGACCAAGTGGAGCTGCTCGCTAACCCCAGCAAGATGCACGCTTTTGGCCTTGAAGACGAGATGAACATCCGCTTCGAGTAA
- the rocF gene encoding arginase, whose protein sequence is MISILGIPMDLGAGRRGVDMGPSAIRLAGLEASLRRLGYEVKDYGNVESPVAESLGGTPEAEPNGLLYADTIAAACRAAYERLRGLPGGFPIVLGGDHSVSMGSVAGVAHAAEGAGRTGLLWIDAHADLNTPATSPSGNIHGMPVAHLLGEGDPRLLGIWGGGAVIRPEDVVFIGLRSVDPDERSLIRERGLRVYTMKEIDRRGIAPVAEEALAHLAHVPRLHVSFDADVLDPSIAPGVGTPVPGGLSYREAHLLMELLADADVVTSLDLVEVNPILDVRNATARITVEMAASLLGKAIL, encoded by the coding sequence ATGATCAGCATCCTGGGGATTCCGATGGATCTAGGTGCGGGGCGACGGGGCGTCGACATGGGCCCCTCGGCGATCCGGCTCGCGGGGCTCGAGGCCTCCTTAAGGCGCCTCGGCTACGAGGTCAAAGACTACGGCAACGTCGAGTCGCCCGTCGCCGAGTCCTTGGGCGGTACCCCCGAGGCCGAGCCCAACGGGCTCCTCTACGCCGACACCATCGCGGCCGCCTGCCGCGCCGCTTACGAGCGGCTGCGCGGACTCCCCGGAGGGTTCCCCATCGTTTTAGGCGGCGATCACTCGGTGTCGATGGGGAGCGTTGCGGGTGTCGCCCACGCTGCGGAGGGCGCCGGGCGCACGGGGCTCTTGTGGATCGACGCCCACGCCGACCTCAACACCCCGGCCACGAGCCCGAGCGGCAACATCCACGGGATGCCGGTCGCCCACCTTTTGGGGGAGGGTGACCCGCGGCTTTTGGGCATCTGGGGGGGCGGCGCCGTCATTCGCCCCGAAGACGTCGTCTTTATCGGGCTCCGCAGCGTCGACCCGGACGAGCGCAGCTTGATTCGCGAACGCGGGCTGCGCGTCTACACGATGAAAGAGATTGACCGGCGCGGGATCGCGCCGGTCGCCGAGGAGGCCCTGGCGCACCTCGCCCACGTGCCGCGGCTGCACGTTTCGTTCGACGCCGACGTCCTCGACCCGAGCATCGCGCCGGGGGTCGGCACGCCGGTGCCGGGGGGGCTCAGCTACCGCGAGGCGCACCTCTTGATGGAGCTCTTGGCGGACGCCGACGTCGTGACGAGCCTCGACCTCGTCGAGGTCAACCCCATCTTGGACGTGCGCAACGCGACCGCCCGCATCACCGTGGAGATGGCCGCGAGCCTCCTGGGTAAGGCGATCCTCTAG
- the dnaE gene encoding DNA polymerase III subunit alpha has protein sequence MADAPERSTPLAAPAHGADCACQPVKFAHLHQHTAYSLLDGAARIKDLMAWVKEVSPENPTVAMTDHGNMHGAVEFYKTAEKFGVKPILGFEAYVTAGSRFEKRRPAGASKLDGGYFHLTLLAKNFKGYQNLCKLNSRGWLEGFYMKPRVDHELLREYSEGVIALSGCLGAQLPRYLLDLGEEAGEEILKQYLDIYGDNFFIELQNHVPENPSEMTESLRELTEQQTRLNPMLKSLAHKYGLGMVATNDGHYVKKGDAKAHEALLAIQTKTTLSDPNRFRFPCDEFYVKTPEEMARAIPESEYEGALSNSVLVAEMCNVELPIGSKRVYQMPELPVPAGRTLAEQLRVQTYEGLLARYPVIDEALLRRYLALSEVAPKLGPLNTLEEVLSGLATAGEVCQRRAREEGTKYVSYAHLEKLKAQGGVSEEALTILERAEYELGVIIAMGFPDYFLIVADFINWAKSQGIAVGPGRGSGAGSLVAYATRITDIDPLAFDLLFERFLNPDRVSMPDFDVDFSDARRMEVVDYVRRKYGEEKVAQIATFGTMASKAAVRDAARVLEVPYADADAVSKLIPVVFGRSTPIKKALEEVSEIRTLYEGGAKEFMDVAMTLEGLTRHASVHAAGVIIAREPIQELAPVFRSGDGPIVCQYDMGSVEELGFLKMDFLGLRTLTFIETAVRIIEESRGVTLDPDAFPQGDPKTFELLSRGEAAGVFQFESPGMVDTLKKLRPNRIQDLIAVSALYRPGPMENIPTYIRRHHGLEEVDYTAQFPVAGEYLAPILEETYGIPVYQEQIMQIAQAVAGYTLGEADLLRRAMGKKKVEEMLKQREVFLAGAAKKGIPAAEASAIFDLLEKFANYGFNKCLVGDTLIPNAETGELVTIRELHEAGLRPTVVSVSALELVRAPVAETLENGVKPVWTLVTSLGKRITATGNHPFLTLDGWKDLKDLRVGDRIASPAKLPVQGTERWEPHQLVLLGWTLSEGNTCHPCGVYLYSQDDQAVADMVAAAQRFSNTCPTVTRRPERQNTYDVYLGTGRRGASSGGRSGARLWLESLGVVGQSASEKHFPKAVFSLTNSCLAILLGRYWSGDGFVAGNGNVTPYAATASKKLATQLQHLLLRLGVVSRVTQKHFAYKEGRVGYTVHVVGRRSVEAFLEHLAPHIVGKEAQLACLREVLKRTPPACESVDTLPPEVKTWVQEAQRESGLTWREIEARSGVCTKEFYSSLGAHKKGFRRATIGKLAAFFGSEKLLRACSEDLFWERVERIEPAGEAMTYDLTVEGTHNFVAGDLIVHNSHSAAYGALSYQTAYLKAHYPVEFTAALLTVERGDSDKVAQYVTDARKLGVQVLPPDINESRSDFTPVGEVVRFGLYGIKNVGDGAVEHILEVRKAGPFKDLFDFCKRVDSSLVNKRALEHLVKAGAFDKLGDRSAMLANLESAMKWGAAQREQAAAGQLSLFGAEEVKPPEVKVEKPYSTLELLRFEKEALGLYISDHPMNSYPGLAHAASCTVAGLEACYRELVAASRGETRQRLVLAGIMQNVVKKAARSGNMMAFFDLTDETGSKEVVAFGRTYEEVADKLREDAPVVLVVEVSEREGTLRLMVDKLIRWDMRENLPEVAVVTFDLSEVDEPLLTDFRSRVDELAGTTPLQLKVRAPWGTATYQTEGLRIDSARLKELEHTCPWLRADVTLDRDGLLRAAANRGRFGKPQEAAFRPAEVPF, from the coding sequence ATGGCCGACGCTCCTGAACGCTCCACCCCCCTAGCGGCGCCCGCGCACGGTGCGGACTGCGCTTGCCAACCCGTCAAGTTCGCGCACCTCCACCAGCACACGGCGTACAGCCTCCTGGACGGGGCGGCGCGGATCAAAGACCTCATGGCGTGGGTCAAGGAGGTCTCGCCGGAGAACCCCACGGTCGCCATGACCGACCACGGCAACATGCACGGCGCGGTGGAGTTTTACAAAACGGCGGAGAAGTTTGGCGTCAAACCCATCCTCGGTTTCGAGGCCTACGTCACGGCGGGGAGCCGCTTTGAAAAACGGCGCCCCGCCGGCGCCTCGAAGCTCGACGGCGGTTACTTTCACCTAACGCTCCTCGCCAAAAACTTTAAGGGCTACCAAAACCTCTGCAAGCTCAACTCGCGGGGGTGGCTCGAGGGCTTCTACATGAAGCCGCGCGTCGACCACGAGCTCCTGCGCGAGTACTCGGAAGGGGTCATCGCCCTCTCGGGGTGCTTGGGGGCGCAGCTCCCCAGGTACCTGCTCGACTTGGGCGAAGAGGCGGGCGAGGAGATCCTCAAACAGTACCTCGATATCTACGGCGACAACTTCTTTATCGAGCTGCAAAACCACGTCCCCGAAAACCCGAGCGAGATGACCGAAAGCCTGCGCGAACTCACCGAGCAGCAGACGCGCCTCAACCCGATGCTTAAAAGCCTCGCGCACAAGTACGGCCTCGGCATGGTCGCCACCAACGACGGGCACTACGTCAAGAAGGGGGACGCCAAAGCGCACGAGGCGCTCCTCGCCATTCAGACCAAGACGACGCTCTCGGACCCCAACCGCTTCCGCTTTCCCTGCGACGAGTTCTACGTCAAAACCCCCGAGGAGATGGCGCGGGCGATCCCCGAAAGCGAGTACGAGGGGGCGCTCTCGAATAGCGTCTTGGTGGCGGAGATGTGCAACGTGGAGCTGCCCATCGGCTCCAAACGGGTCTATCAGATGCCCGAACTGCCGGTACCGGCGGGTCGCACGCTCGCCGAACAGCTCCGCGTGCAGACCTATGAGGGGCTTTTGGCGCGCTACCCCGTCATCGACGAGGCGCTGCTCCGGCGTTACCTCGCCCTGTCGGAGGTAGCCCCCAAATTAGGGCCTCTAAACACGCTTGAAGAGGTGCTGAGCGGCCTCGCCACCGCCGGGGAGGTGTGTCAGCGGCGGGCGCGCGAGGAGGGCACCAAATACGTCTCTTACGCGCACCTCGAAAAGCTCAAGGCGCAAGGGGGGGTGAGCGAGGAGGCGCTCACCATCTTGGAGCGCGCCGAGTACGAGCTCGGCGTGATCATCGCCATGGGTTTCCCCGACTACTTTCTGATCGTCGCCGACTTTATCAACTGGGCCAAAAGCCAGGGGATCGCGGTCGGACCGGGGCGCGGGTCGGGGGCGGGGAGCCTCGTGGCGTACGCGACGCGCATCACCGACATCGACCCCTTGGCGTTCGACCTGCTCTTCGAGCGCTTTTTGAACCCCGACCGCGTCTCGATGCCCGACTTCGACGTCGACTTCTCCGACGCGCGGCGCATGGAGGTCGTCGATTACGTCCGGCGCAAGTACGGCGAGGAGAAAGTCGCGCAGATCGCCACGTTTGGGACGATGGCCTCCAAAGCGGCCGTGCGCGACGCCGCCAGGGTGCTCGAGGTCCCCTACGCCGACGCCGACGCCGTCTCTAAACTTATCCCCGTCGTCTTCGGACGTTCGACCCCCATCAAAAAGGCGCTCGAAGAGGTTTCCGAGATCCGCACCCTCTACGAGGGGGGCGCCAAGGAGTTCATGGACGTCGCCATGACCCTAGAGGGTTTGACGCGCCACGCCTCGGTCCACGCCGCGGGCGTGATCATCGCGCGCGAGCCCATCCAGGAGCTCGCGCCGGTCTTTCGCAGCGGCGACGGCCCGATCGTCTGCCAGTACGACATGGGTTCGGTCGAGGAGCTGGGCTTTCTCAAGATGGACTTTTTGGGGCTGCGCACGCTCACCTTTATCGAGACGGCGGTGCGCATCATCGAGGAGTCGCGCGGCGTCACCTTGGATCCCGACGCCTTCCCCCAGGGCGACCCGAAGACCTTTGAGCTGCTCTCGCGCGGCGAGGCGGCGGGGGTGTTTCAGTTCGAGTCGCCAGGGATGGTCGACACGCTTAAAAAGCTCCGTCCCAACCGGATCCAGGACCTGATCGCCGTCTCCGCGCTCTACCGCCCCGGCCCGATGGAAAACATCCCGACCTATATCCGGCGCCACCACGGGCTCGAGGAGGTCGACTACACCGCCCAGTTCCCCGTCGCGGGCGAGTATTTGGCCCCCATCTTGGAGGAGACCTACGGCATCCCGGTCTACCAGGAGCAGATCATGCAGATCGCCCAGGCGGTCGCCGGCTACACCTTGGGCGAAGCGGACCTCTTGCGCCGCGCGATGGGGAAGAAAAAGGTCGAGGAGATGCTTAAGCAGCGCGAGGTGTTCCTCGCGGGCGCGGCCAAAAAGGGCATCCCGGCGGCCGAGGCGAGCGCCATTTTCGACCTTTTAGAGAAGTTCGCCAACTACGGCTTTAACAAGTGCTTGGTGGGCGACACGCTCATTCCAAACGCAGAAACGGGCGAACTCGTAACGATAAGAGAGCTTCACGAGGCCGGGTTGCGCCCCACAGTCGTCAGCGTGTCGGCGCTCGAGCTGGTTCGGGCGCCCGTTGCGGAGACGCTCGAAAACGGCGTCAAACCGGTTTGGACGCTCGTGACGTCGCTCGGCAAGCGCATCACGGCGACCGGCAACCACCCCTTTTTGACGCTCGACGGCTGGAAAGACCTCAAAGATCTCCGCGTCGGCGACCGTATCGCTTCACCGGCGAAGCTGCCCGTGCAGGGCACCGAGCGTTGGGAGCCGCATCAGCTCGTGCTGCTCGGTTGGACGCTCTCCGAGGGCAACACGTGCCACCCTTGTGGGGTCTACCTCTACAGCCAAGACGACCAGGCGGTCGCCGACATGGTGGCAGCGGCGCAGCGCTTCAGCAACACCTGCCCGACCGTCACGCGTCGGCCGGAGCGCCAGAACACCTACGACGTCTATCTGGGTACGGGGCGGCGTGGCGCCTCCAGCGGGGGCCGCTCTGGCGCACGGTTGTGGCTCGAGTCGCTCGGGGTCGTGGGGCAAAGCGCTTCAGAGAAGCACTTTCCTAAAGCCGTCTTTTCGCTCACCAACAGCTGCCTCGCCATCCTCCTGGGACGTTACTGGTCGGGAGACGGCTTCGTGGCCGGCAACGGCAACGTCACACCTTACGCAGCGACCGCCTCGAAAAAGCTCGCCACGCAGCTGCAGCACCTTCTGTTGCGCTTGGGCGTGGTCAGCCGCGTGACCCAAAAGCACTTCGCCTATAAAGAGGGCCGCGTAGGCTACACCGTACACGTCGTCGGGCGGCGCAGCGTCGAGGCGTTTTTGGAGCACCTCGCCCCACACATCGTCGGTAAAGAGGCGCAGCTCGCCTGCTTGCGCGAGGTGCTCAAGCGCACCCCGCCAGCGTGTGAAAGCGTCGACACGTTACCCCCGGAGGTCAAAACGTGGGTGCAGGAGGCGCAGCGCGAAAGCGGCTTGACCTGGCGTGAGATTGAAGCGCGGAGCGGGGTCTGTACAAAGGAGTTCTACAGCTCTTTGGGGGCGCACAAAAAGGGGTTTCGGCGCGCCACCATCGGCAAGCTCGCCGCGTTTTTCGGCTCCGAAAAGCTTCTGCGCGCGTGCAGTGAGGACCTCTTCTGGGAGCGCGTCGAGCGCATCGAACCTGCAGGCGAAGCGATGACCTACGACCTCACCGTCGAGGGCACGCACAACTTCGTCGCGGGTGACCTCATCGTGCACAACTCGCACTCGGCCGCCTACGGCGCGCTCTCTTACCAGACTGCCTACTTAAAGGCGCACTACCCGGTCGAGTTCACCGCTGCGCTCCTCACCGTCGAACGCGGCGACTCGGACAAGGTCGCGCAGTACGTTACCGACGCGCGCAAGTTGGGCGTGCAGGTCCTGCCCCCCGACATCAACGAGTCGCGGAGCGACTTTACACCGGTCGGCGAGGTCGTGCGCTTCGGGCTCTACGGGATCAAAAACGTCGGCGACGGGGCGGTCGAGCACATCTTGGAGGTGCGCAAAGCGGGACCTTTTAAAGACCTCTTCGACTTCTGCAAACGGGTCGACTCGAGCCTCGTCAACAAGCGCGCGTTGGAGCACCTCGTCAAAGCGGGGGCGTTCGACAAACTCGGCGACCGCAGCGCGATGCTCGCCAACTTAGAGAGCGCCATGAAGTGGGGTGCGGCGCAGCGCGAGCAGGCGGCGGCCGGGCAGCTGTCGCTCTTCGGCGCCGAGGAGGTCAAACCGCCCGAGGTCAAGGTCGAAAAGCCCTACAGCACCCTCGAGCTGCTGCGCTTTGAAAAGGAGGCGCTGGGGCTCTACATCTCCGACCACCCCATGAACTCGTACCCGGGGCTCGCGCACGCGGCGAGCTGCACGGTCGCGGGGCTCGAGGCGTGCTACCGGGAGCTCGTCGCCGCCTCGCGGGGGGAGACGCGGCAGCGCCTGGTGCTCGCGGGCATCATGCAAAACGTCGTCAAAAAGGCCGCGCGTTCGGGCAACATGATGGCGTTTTTCGACCTCACCGACGAGACCGGCAGCAAGGAGGTGGTCGCTTTCGGGCGCACCTACGAGGAGGTCGCCGACAAGCTCCGGGAGGACGCGCCCGTGGTGCTCGTGGTCGAGGTCTCCGAACGCGAGGGGACGCTGCGGCTGATGGTCGACAAACTCATCCGCTGGGACATGCGGGAAAACCTCCCCGAGGTCGCGGTCGTCACGTTCGACCTCAGCGAGGTCGACGAGCCGCTCCTGACCGACTTTCGCAGCCGCGTCGACGAGCTTGCGGGCACCACCCCTTTGCAGCTCAAGGTGCGCGCCCCGTGGGGCACCGCGACCTATCAGACCGAGGGGCTACGCATCGACAGCGCGCGCCTTAAGG